In Carassius carassius chromosome 2, fCarCar2.1, whole genome shotgun sequence, the DNA window gaATGCACTAAACTTAATTGTTTCTGGgttaaatattgaatattataAGTCAAATCATTGGTAAAGTAATCCCTCTTGATCCAAAATTGTGTACATATTACAATATCCTCTGCATTTTAAAGTCATCAAACATGAAAGGTTGTTGTCAATTCTCTGTTTGCTAGAAGCTAAATGAGTAACTGTATGTCTGGGAAAAAAATAAGGAAATTCTGGCATGACTCAATAGATAAAGGTTTTTCTGAGGCAAGGCATGATGACCTCATGCCTTGCCTCAGAAAACCTtaccttttttattgaaaaacaaaCTTTGAGTATTTTGGTTAATTTAGAAAGTGTTCTATGACTTTGTGAAGAGTCTAGATGAAGACTTCTTTGGGGAATTGATGGACATTGAAAGTATATAGACAAGTATGTTGATGCTCTGTTATTTTTTTAAGGGTATTGAGTtgtcttttattcatttattattattacattttattttcttttttctttttttatacagttacaaTGAATTGTTTAAACCTATATGACAAtgtatgacaaataaaaaaaaatgtatataatgtatgtatgtatatgcatgtgtgtgtgtgtgtgtgtgtttattaaattaattcaagaaaataaaaacaaatacattttcagttaagAAGACCGAcgtttgaaaataattaaaaataataattaaaacaaataaacaataatgtaACCGGCGTTTCCGCTAAACTAAAAAATACTCCGCTGTATGCCGCACTGAATGCGAACATTGTGAAAGTAATAAATAGCCACACGCGAGAGTACCTGTTGGATTTACAGGGAAGAGGAAAAACACCGGAAACAAGAAAAAAAGCTAAACAACCAAAAAGCCGCAACATAAGGAACTTATCTGGAATTCCTCTTTGGGTGTAACTTTTGCAGTTGTAGTTGAGTCTCACATCGGGGCCTCGGGAAACGATGACTGGCGAGGAATGCACGCGACTTCACGCGCGGCTAACGTTACGTTACGTTACCTCAGAACAATAAGCGTATCGTTTTGAGCAACTGCCGACTTCAAAGGAGGGATTTCGTATCGCTGACCGGGAATAATGCCTGTGGAGTGTATACAAGTGTCAGAGGTTGAGGGAAGCTAACAGGCTATTCAGCCACACCCTCCCGCCGCTTCCTGATACGCAAGATGTTGCGGGAGACTACAACCGACGCGCGAGACTCTCACTAGCGAACGGACTTCGTTGTCGTCGCGGAAACGGCATTAAAACCTTCAGCCGAGCGTTAAAAGAATGGCAAGCAAAAGCGAAACTATCTGCCACTGGACAACCGTTGCTTTCCTGCTGGAGAGGGCGTATGGACAATAGATATGTATAAGGAACTGAGTTTGCCCGCAGAACTTGGATTGTGTACGAAAAAGAAACGGCTGAAAGTCGTTCGGGAACTTTTTATAAATATCCGAGGAGTCGTGGGATGATGGTGCAGTGGCGGCGGGGCGCGCGCGCGTCTCCGCTTCGGTCTGCGGGTCAGCAGGACGGTCAAtatatcagcagcagcagcagcagcagcatcacatCGCGACAGCACATGTATTTAAATGCATGTAATGTGCATGACACGAAGAAAACCTGAAATGACAGATTTCGCACAGCTAAAGTAGCGATTCTGGAAGTCAACCTGCACTTTGCCTTAATCTGGGCATCTTCTCGTACATGGCACTGCAgtagccttttttatttttctttccttttgaaGAGTTTTGGTTTCTTTGCATTGTTGGAGCAACATTGACAACCTGTGAAACTGATCAGACTGTAGCCTACCTTATCAGAGGTAGTtgtgaattctgttttatttttatttttttaattctcattATGCACACCTAAAACCAGATTATTTAAACATTgggcaattctgagtttttcaTTTGAAGGGATATTTTAATTACAGCTCTCATCAGCCTCTGTTTGCCCatgttgtatatttttttaaaaacaatatcccAATATTTTTCTAAAGTACTTCCCTTATTCGTGCATTGAGTGAAGTTTCATATCATTTTGAGAAATCAAACCCAATTGGACTTTTTCCTGAAGGACGTTATTGACTTTTTGGCCAGTTTCTCTCTCCCACTGAAAAGGTGTGGGAAtttttttactgaagaaaatgACATAAATCACATGTTCGCACAAGAGAACGTATGTTGTGATCTTTATTTTGAACATTAGCGTGACCACACTACTATGGCTAGTAGTGGCTCGGGAAAATCAGATAGTGAGGTTTCTACCAACGTCATTAGCGGCAGCTTGCAACAAAGAAAAAGACTTTCATTCATCTGTGACGCATGCAAGAGCAAAATGCAGCTGGTGGCGGACCTGCTCCTGCTGTCTAGTGAGACCAGGCCGGTGGTGAACACCGATGGCATGCCTGTAGCAGAGACGTTCGAGAAATGTCGCGACACGGTGATCGCGCGAACCAAGGAGCTGTCGATTATCGTTCACGATATCCAGAGCCAGCTCAACATGGGGAAGTACGTGGAGGTCGGGGACCGACTGGTTGAGATGGGCAACCTGGTGGTTTCGCTGACTGAGTTTTCGGCGCATGCCGCATACCTGGCGGCCGTGGAGATCCCGGGCTCGCAGGTTGCCGTTCCCGGTCTGGTTGACCGCTACAAAGTCACCCGATGCAGACACGAAGTGGAGCAAACGTGCAACGTTCTCCGCCTGACGGCTCTGGTCGACCTAACGCCGCAGCTCCTTCTGGAAGTCTCGCAGAACATACTGAAAAACCTCACCATGCTCACGGACGCCTCTTCTCTGGCCAGTGATAAATCCAAGGACAAGTTCGCCAAGGAACAGTTCAAAGCCAGCGTCAAGTGCATGAGCACGAGCGCCACGGCTTTGTTGGCGTGCATGCGCGAGCTCAAGACCTGCCCCAGTGAGTTGACCCGCAACCGCTGCGTCCTCTTCAGTGGGCCGCTCGTGCAGGCCGTGCACGCCTTGGTGGGTTTCGCCACCGAGCCGCAGTTCCTCGGCAAAGTCGCCACCATCACCCCCGAGGGTAAAGGGGTGCAGACAGCTGTACTGGGTGGCTCCATGAGCGTGGTTTCGGCCTGCGTGCTCCTTACCCAGGGCCTCAGGGATATTTTCCAACATCCCGAGAGCAGCTCCCAGATGCCAGTCTACCGGGAGCGGCTGCGGAACTCTGCATGTGCCGTCTCGGACGGATGCACACTCCTGTCTCAGGCACTAAGGGAACGATCCTCTCCTAGAACTTTACCGCCAGTTAACTCTCATTCTGTGAATTAAAACAACTCCCCGGCACGTTATTTTGAAGTACCAAAGAATCTAATCAGGTTTCGCCCaaacataaacttaaaaataaaggttctataAAGGGTTTTCGCAACGATTCcattgaagaaccattttgggttccaaAAAAGAACCTTGCAGTGAACGGttcttaaaataatctttatatTCCTAgcgtaaagaacattttaaaaaccgAAATAACCTTTTCTGCatttggatgttaaaggttcttcgtgGAATCATCAATGCCaattaacctttattttaaagaaagtaaATGTAGTGTTTATAAATCTGACTTTTCACGGCAGTCGGCTTTACTCAAGGTCACATTTGTAGGTTTTACTCAAACTGGACGTTATTGGGGGGAAAGTAGCTTTTACTAAAACTGACAGCTTTTGCAAAATCTCTGTCGGTTGAGAATATAATATGGCCAAAAGCGGTCGTTACAACAGAAGccttaaaatgaaactgaaagtcTTTACCTCAGTGTTTAGCTGAATGGATGTCTTTTAGATTTGTAGAAATCATCAGCATTGTATGTTGATGTTCGTATTCCATGTTTGAATTTGTAATGAGTAAAAGCTGCTGTGAGTGTGTGCCATAGGTTTTACACTATTTACAAGActtactattatattttaatgtgctGTGTTTTTTCCCTTTGTCCATGCCCTAATTTTTTATCATGCATGTACTGGagtatttatttcaagtaattaaaAATGGTGTTTCTCATGACTGTTATTGTGCGACAACTTAGTCAAAAGATTTAAATACTTGATTATTTTAAATCTACGAAAAAAAGGCTGAAAGTTTTCACTGGATGAGCAAAACGTCAAAATATGTGCTCAGAGCAAATAAATCTATTCATCAGGAGCACTAGAAATAAGAGGAAATCTGGTATGTTGATTCAGTCATTTTTGTGAAAGAAACTAATTTAGTGAAGCATTTGATGTTGTCaaagagtttctttttttttaatgcatgtgcTAAACCTAATAATCCTGGCGCCTTTAAAGGGCTTTCTTTTTACGTAGATCTTCTACTAGTTCCTGGTGTTTTCCATTTGTTAATTATAGTCCTCGATAAGCCTCCTGCTACCTTCATCTGTGTGTTTGAAGTCTGGAATGTTTATCTCTGCTGTCGCACATCTTATGTGTAGCAGTTTATCTCACACATTTCCTGGACAGAAAAGCATTGATAAGTCCATTAATGCAAGACACACTAGTGTTTTCAAGCGTTTGGTCAGATTTCAATGTTAAAGTGCTTTATATCTCAGGTATTATTAATGGGAAAATCTTGAAgtgtcttttcctttttttgaaaGCCAAACTGTAAATGCCACAATCTACGTTGAGGTTAATCTCACTAAACCTATCAAGAACATGCTGTGTcatgttatattataaaaaaaaaaaaaaagacaacacatTTATCATGCATATTTACATGATggtatgaattatattttaaatactgtaaaaaaaaatcacaattaagcACAGATAGCCCAAAATTTTACTAAATTTgtaattaagatttatttattatttagcatATTTCTGCAGTTCCCTTTAAATTGggttaaagtttaaaatattgtaAGACACTaagtattttactattttataagtttttattatatttattatttatataaatattgtacACGTTATAAAATTCTTGATGTACTATAATTCttgatttagtttatttttataaatcatatatatatatatatatatatagggctgcaactaacgattattttgataatcgattaatctgttgattatttttacgattaatcggtttatgtacttatattttagttttttccatttttcccccaagtaaattattaataaatggcctttatcattcagcatagatttaagagattttaaccattttgcactgtcatatcctcatcaaaaatatacctggagttgttttattgtgttagtaatcctttgtcgaactcttctgcaatcagaacactgacccatactctagctaatttcacaagatttcaaataatgttttcaccatggcagtccttagacctcctaaagtagtttaacatcctgaacaaagcttattaaggaatctttccgaacatattttcacgaagaataaggataaaacagaataaaattgcagtacattgtattttattatttactgggaaaaagctttatagcttttgctgtgaaattgtaaacaatccttcaaaaaaagtgccaatggcatgaaacctgaatggaactcacaatttaaagtaaaatccatcagaaggttgtccagaaaaaaaaataggacacacacaaaaaacctgctgtgtgaaaaagagcagtgaataatacttagaaaaaaagtgcatttcaaatatctacatttacctctctcattcagtcataattaggctgcacgactgaattttgaactgttaaacgacaaactgatcacagaacatgtttgtaaagctttaaatgttaactgttaaaaagcaatgttatcagcttttatgactaaacatttgcaaacaacattgtactggagaatctgcacaaatgaaagtcttaggggccgttcacaaatcgcgcctaaaaacgcgtggaaaacgctaggcgcaccgctttctccttctttccaaagcgctcgcgcagaagcgcccctgaggcgtctgcctttgctaagcaaccatgacgtgctctctccttgaagacgcggaaatttcagcaaaggataaatggatttgcagctcaaaaaatcgcttgcagtagctctgctactaaatttatttcaaaatggaaatccatatacaactatgatcagctgttcctttcatcttgactgagcttttaacgttgttacgggaaaggatgaagctgattggttagttcttgtcacatgacccgcggtgcggttgctgcattctgaaaagttgagatgtttttaactcgatgcggtgcggtgttggaaataacgaacttgagcgcgcaaaagacgcgatatgtgaacgtccccttaaacagtgcagtagtgcaggttactcttctttttttaaaggctcaatgtaaagtactcccacatcacgctgaatgctgcagacatagacatcatatgatgtctatggctgcagagacgctgttcgggaagcacgtgacataaaacaaggccagctattggctattcgctacttctcctgttgtactggctgagtaaaacctccggtggctcattactgccacactttggtcaccgcagatttgaaatatgcacgaaatgagccgcttacggcaaataaaagttatttagcaacgaatcgatgactaaattagttgacaactattttaataatcgattttaatcgattaaatcgattcgttgtttcagctctatatatatatatatatatatacacacatatatatatatatatatatatatatatatatatatatcaatatatatatcatttagctTTGAATTACAGTGATGAgaattttgcataaaatgcatatatatatatatatatatatatatatatatatatatatatatatatatatatatatatatatatatatatatatatatatatatatatatataatatattaaggtTAAATTTGACCGGCACACGTTTTTGTGATACTAATTTGGCAGTCTACTTTGTTTTAACTACAAACCCCCTGACCCTTCCTGTCATACTCTTCatgctgaaaaacaacaacaacaaaaaattaaattgttgcAGCACAACAGGAAACCAAATGACCTCTTCTATCAGTTGTCACTTCCTTCACAGCACAAAATGTCGGAGAAATAATTTCAGCCCAGGTTTCGCCCATTTCCTGCAAAAAGAGTAGTGCAAGCTCTTCCCTGGGCCTATTATGTGAGTGGTTCTCCtcgaaaaatgtttaaaatgttaacgTTTTGAACATCTGAAATGAAAACTGACTGACATGTTTACATGGAAAAGCCAAAGTCTGAAAGCTTTACTGTAAGCTTAAATGTTATATTCACAGAAGCAGTCATTATTGCCAATGTAGATAAATACATCATGAACTAGATGTGATTGGAGCTGGTCCAGGCAAAACTCCCCGATCGCTTAGAAAAGTAATAACACAAAGCGCAACTGAATTTGagttaaaagcatctgttaaaagAAATAATGTAGAGGTATTTTTTATGCCTGTGGCACAAATGATGCACAATGAGACTCAAAATGTAATACTTAGATTTAAATTCACTAATACCTGGTAAGTTTTGCTGCTGTGGATTTTGGCCTAAGCTTTAGAGCGCCATGGATTTGTTCATGTGTTATTAACACTTTGTTACTCATTTGAGATCTAATAAGATGCCAAGTAGTGAGAGTAGAATGAGCTCATAAGGAAAAACCTTATCAAATCTAACCACATGCCGCCTTGGGGCTATAAAGCACTGTGTGAGGGGAATTTCCTGTTTGACGCACATAATTTTGTTTCCCTGTTCTGTTCTATCCACTATGCActcaatgcaaaaataaatcaattgaatgaatgaattgcaTTAATTTGGATTACACAGTTTGAACATAAACATACTGTAAACTAAATGCAcatttgtcagtcatacatacATGAAAGAGGTAAAGAACACAAGTAGTTAATTGTGTAGTCAAACGGATTTCAATTTGTTATGCAGTTCAAATGAAATCTTAAATATTTGACCTTTTTCCACTTGTTTGGCATAAATCGGCCGATATAGACgttacaaaatatacattttagtagATTAGAAGACTTAAGTATGAGAGTTGAAATGCAGACTACATTTTTGATAAAAACTCTGATATAGGTTGGTTTAGGATTAGTGTGTCAAACAACAGCTGTGCTCATGGTCAGAAGTGATGTCTCTTGGAAACCGAGGCCAAATGTCAGTGTTGTGTGATTTGATACCAGTGGTATCAGATGTCCCTCTGCTCACATAAAACACAAAGCCAGGTCATTATGCCAGCATTTGCGTAGGGCAGGTCATGtttcattttcagcattttaagGAATCTGCATCACAGTTGGTAAATATAGAAATGTTTTGCTAATAACTGCTTAAAGgtcatatatctaaatatttacaTAATGGCTTAGTAACAGAGAATACATGCACAGGTGATTTATATTCAGTTTCCAATACAATATTAGACAGGGTtcaaagctgattcattcaggaatgtaACAAAGTGTAAATACTTGCCATACTGACATTGTATTGAGAGGATTGATCctcaaaaaaaatattgatgcCCAATATTTACACTAGtcattattttgaaaatgaatgtgcAAAATAAACTAAGTGGGGAAAATGTAACTGGCAGCACTCATACAAACAGACAGAGCTGATactgacagacaaaaaaaaccataattatattatatacgtACACATATGCAACAGCTAGGTGACTTATTATAATGGGTTTAGCGGAAGATTGCTTTGACTTCTCTTACAatggtatattttaaaatattctgtaacattttAGGTCTATTAAAATGATGGCATTACTGTTGAAaggctatatttatatatttaggcTTCAATATTACTTCATACAACAATACTTCATTTATAGTAAAAAGATGacgtgaaataaatatttaaaatatactatttttatattgtttctaCATTCATTTGGAGATTCGGTATGAAAATATATGTATGATTACAAACTGTAATGGTAGGAGCAATTAATCCTGATTAATAACAGAATAATTGTGTGATTCATTAAATACAAGttattcattaatatatatatatatttttaattaagctttttttttaacttgacacacacataaagtatgcacgcacgcacgcacgcacacatacacacacactgcatatAATATTatgcaaattttaaaaaatggCCATTCGATGACCTTTGGGAAAATTCTGAGAAATTAAGCTTAACATATTATTAAGATTAACTTCTTCTTCCTAATTTCTAATGtgaaatatatacaatattgtataaatatatatttcctgACATTTCCAGGACCTTGTGAATTGTGATGATCAGTTCATTTCCTGCTCTAAGTGTCAATGGAAATGCTTCTTTTTAAATAGAACTATCATTGAGTTTTAAAAGGATGATTTCCACACTGTAATATGAACCGTATATTGGGAGTACTGTAATATTAATGTGAGTGGTGTGGAGAGGATACATTGTCCTGTGCCATCTGTTAGCTGTACATCTGCCctagctgaatattcagcagaaACCACCCTGAAATCCTCCGAGCCAGAGAGCTAAAGAGAGAGTTTGGCAGGAAATCAAACGGAGCTGAAATTCCTTATCCTTCCCCTTTGGCTGACCTTGGACCAGACGTTTTTTTTCACACTGCCCTCTCACATACACCAGGACCTACATCTGTATACCAACTGCTCTGTTCCTCAGCATTATATTTCCTCATCTCTTGTCTTACAGTAGCTCGCTCTTACGGCTTTGTGTTTGTACACAATTCTCAGTCAGTCATTACAGCCGAACCTTTTTTCTCTCCAAAAGCTGTTATTGTCTCTCCTGCAGGACCAAAGGTTAGATGGCGCGGTTCCTCATTGTCTTTATACAGCCTCTGCACTTGGGAGGATGACAGTTGAGAAACCTTTCCTGACATTGTCTGTATGGCCTCATTGTCTAATGAAGCCTGGGAACAAAGTTATTTCCCTGCTATGGGCCAGACGTGCTGCATGATGCCAAATGCAGACGTCTGATTACGTGTGTTTGCTTTTGTCAGATGATGAGTTGAGGAAATactctataataatataatataatattataaaagcaGAAGAGATCGTCTGCATCTTGAACCTAGGATTTTATCAGTTgataaaactaaaaccaaataaacatagactgaaatgaaatataaaacattttttatgtttttgaaagatgtctcactaaagctgtatttatttgataaacaatacatcaaaacagttatattgtgaaatattattactatttaaaaaagggttttctatttgaatatgttttaaaatgtaatttattcctgtgatgcaaagctgaattttcagcatcattactccagtcttcagtgtcacatgatccttcagaaatcattcttatatgctgatttgagcACCAATGATAATTCAAAACAATTGAGCACCaactcatataaaaaaaaaaattgagaaagcTCAAATTATGCAACTTCTTTAGAAGATGAGCGCgattatttttcaaaaagattgcactgttttacatttttatcagatgtttctttggaaaattttaaaatatgGCTCATAATGTTGTTTCATGCATTTTTCCTTGCATTTTGATTTCTGCATCAATGATTCAAAGAAATAAAATTCAAACATCACACAGCAGCTTCTATCTAATTCAATGTGAAACATTGAACAGATTAaggaacagagaaaaaaaatagccTTGGCTGCATTTGTGTTGTAATTCATCTTTGTCCTTCCCATTGGCTAATATGAAACAGCACTATGAGCATCCTATGGGAACATTCCCAGAGAATGATCTCATTCCTCTCTGACAGGCAACATGCTGAACAAACATAAATAATGTGTTTACTCAAATAGGGCTCAATTGTGCAATAGACAAGAAAGAAATGATTCTTGACAGAAAACTAACATCTGTTAGCTAAAACCTCAGAGGAGctgccacacacacacgtgcgcatgcacacacacacacacgcgcgcacacacaggcTGCAGTATTCCTGCATGGGCCTtacattcacacacatgcacacagagtgTTATGGCAGGTGAGAGAGAGGATTGTGAGTGTGTTTAATTTGATCCCAAAGTCTCCGACGAATTTGAGGTCAGAACATCACACGTAATGTTTTGCTACCGGCCAGGGTTtacacttttacatttatttatttagcagatgccTTTTTCCAAAGTGAAATAAAGATTATAATAAGCGAAGCGATAACAAAAGAAGTGCTAGTAATATAAAGTTTCAAACTATATAATTAGAATTGTGTAtgcataatgaaataaatattttaatataatgaaatcatatatatttagcatttatcattatctattgtattttaaatatattttctataatatataaatatctaaTACAAAtgagttgatttttttattttctattttatgttGTCTGTACATTTACTCTTTTAAATGTACCTTTTTAGAATCTTTATTAAatcgatttttaatttaatttaattttaaatgtaggtATACAGTATGTCAGAACCATTGTTTGCTGGATACAGACCTGAGGCAGCAGTACAGTGGCAGCATATGcacatgtacgtgtgtgtgtgtgtgtgtgtgcagttattgtttaaaaatatatgcagcatatgcacatgtacgtgtgtgtgtatgtgtgtgtgtgtgtgcagttattgtttaaaaatgctaCATGCTGAAAGTGGTGTTGGTGTGGGAGGGCAGAGAGAGGGGTGTTCCTTTAGCAGGGCAGCCAAAGTACAAATGTCTTCCTCTtggctctgtgtctctctctttctctccctcccccACTTTAAGGTGGGGCACGTttcctctgacacacacacacacacacagacacacacacacacggtcttaCAGTTGAAGACCATCACCATCTATATACGCAGCCCAGTTCTCTCTTTACTGTCTCTCTTGCACCACAGGATGACAGTAAGGTCAGTATGAGAATAAGAATGTGAAACTGAGGTAGGGATGTTTTGAAGAATCCAAAgagcattttgttgttgttgttgttgttgtttttacaggcACTGGGTACAGTTTACAGAGGCCCAAAAAATTATTTGAACACTTAAGTcccatttaaatgtgtttgaatgcCATTGTATTACCTAATAAAATTTCTAATTAGCCAGTCAAGACCTTGAGAAAGCTAGGTGTTAGCTTTCACATTTTGCAAAAGCTTGGTATCCAAATGATTTCAGGTGCCACTGACTCTCATAGCATGGACAAAAATACTGTGGAGGTCAATGGGAcccgaaactgtttggttaccaacattcctcaaaatatctcaATTGTGTTCCAGgtttggttttctttctttttttttgagcatTTAAATCAATTGGACATTCAGTGAACATTCCTGAAATAACATTTTGTGTAAGCTGGGACATTGCTTAATACAGCACAGTATACTTCCTGTatactatttttaaaatatgtgaaACAATGCATTGCAAAGTCAAGTGATTAGTCCCATGACATTTACAGCTCAGGTGTTTGGCTCTTACATGGTCCCTTGAGTAAAGATCTCAAATCATGTACTTCGAGACAATTCTGTGCTATTTAACAAGTGGgaatgaaaacaaattattatagACCTGCTTGGGACATTTGGGTATCTTATGTTAATGGAACATGTGCCTACTGTAAacaatatacataatacataacgGTATTATGATAGCATGCTATTCTGAACATAGCCAGTGTCATGTGTCTTTTTAAGTAAAAGAGAATGTGGAGCATTACAGTTGATGGTCACCAGATGGCAGTAACAGACTCGAAATCCTGTACctgtgcgcgctctctctctctctctctctctctctctctctctctctctctctctctctctctctctctctctctctctctctctc includes these proteins:
- the LOC132101392 gene encoding talin rod domain-containing protein 1-like, coding for MASSGSGKSDSEVSTNVISGSLQQRKRLSFICDACKSKMQLVADLLLLSSETRPVVNTDGMPVAETFEKCRDTVIARTKELSIIVHDIQSQLNMGKYVEVGDRLVEMGNLVVSLTEFSAHAAYLAAVEIPGSQVAVPGLVDRYKVTRCRHEVEQTCNVLRLTALVDLTPQLLLEVSQNILKNLTMLTDASSLASDKSKDKFAKEQFKASVKCMSTSATALLACMRELKTCPSELTRNRCVLFSGPLVQAVHALVGFATEPQFLGKVATITPEGKGVQTAVLGGSMSVVSACVLLTQGLRDIFQHPESSSQMPVYRERLRNSACAVSDGCTLLSQALRERSSPRTLPPVNSHSVN